One stretch of Euphorbia lathyris chromosome 7, ddEupLath1.1, whole genome shotgun sequence DNA includes these proteins:
- the LOC136235263 gene encoding uncharacterized protein, which translates to MQRIPVTVEEQLILKAIKEECQWENLPKRLQATLTTKEEWHRRIVEHCIKKRLQWNTSFARKVCKEGEYYEDMMRYLRKNLALFPYHLSEYVCRVMRVSPFRYYCDMIFEVMKNEQPYDSIPNFSAADALRVTGIGRNEFIDIMNKCRSKKFMWKLNKSIAKELLPIQPVDFAIEPWWGVCLVNFTLEEFKKLSEEEMATIDKVCKEEANAFILFDSDIVKGLYRRGLVFFDVPVYPDDRFKVCRLEGFVSNRDQSYEDPIEELLYAVFVVSSENATVAELATTLQADLSQLQAAASFACRLGWAVKLIDPGSVLQETKISGTPRIALIDEEDASRASISSMSTDGDAAQYGDISGTDNKGPRSGYVRVAFIVDANITSYLMMGSVSPGLKSHAVTLYEAGKLGHASIADLCKDLSTLEGAKFEGELQEFANHVFSLRCVLECLLAGGIATDAKLEEVCNKMGASALSNNAADLIADIPLTEKPGNSDSHEAKEDIGHSMNSEMPRNDSNLVEFVSERSSGKKSVVLSEDSSSVSEVSRSDLTVPDDKKLVPVEGSDTVIGTLRKRRKYHVDILRCESLAALAPETLERLFLRDFDIVVSIIPLPHSAILPGSKGPIHFGPPCHSSLTPWMKLVLYSTVSSGPLSVVLMKGQCLRLLPAPLAGCEKALIWSWDGSTIGGLGGKFEGNLVKGGVLLHCLNSLLKYSAVLVQPLSKFDLDESGRIITINIPLPLNISDGSIACLEKEFGLSEVESLRLNSLLNQLSRRMGLSTIGYVRMLKLFIERESDQFVPDDQKYEWVPLSVEFGMPLFSPKLCKKICQRVVSSELLQSESFTGHHDAMQGLRKKLRDVCAEYQATGPAARVLYQKEQAHDSPRHLMNYASGRWNPLVDPSSPIAGALSEHQRLKLASRHRCRTEVLSFDGSILRSYALTPVYEAATRVIEETPLVNTTKADTDEVDSKEVTLPGVNLIFDGSELHPFDIGACLQARQPVSLIAEAATASASATIK; encoded by the exons ATGCAGCGGATTCCAGTGACAGTTGAGGAACAGCTTatattgaaagcaataaaggaGGAATGCCAATGGGAGAATCTCCCGAAAAGGCTTCAAGCTACTCTTACTACTAAAGAGGAATGGCACAGAAG GATAGTTGAACATTGCATTAAGAAAAGACTCCAATGGAACACCAGTTTTGCTCGCAAAGTATGCAAAGAAGGTGAATATTATGAAGACATGATGCGTTATCTGCGAAAGAATCTGGCG CTGTTCCCTTATCACCTTTCAGAGTATGTATGTCGTGTGATGAGGGTATCACCATTCAGATATTACTGTGATATGATATTTGAGGTCATGAAAAATG AGCAACCATATGACAGTATCCCAAATTTTAGTGCTGCGGATGCCTTACGAGTTACAGGAATAGGGAGAAACGAATTTATTGATATCATGAACAAGTGTAGATCTAAG AAATTCATGTGGAAATTGAATAAGTCAATTGCAAAAGAACTTTTACCTATCCAACCTGTTGACTTTGCAATTGAGCCGTGGTGGGGAGTCTGTCTTGTCAACTTTACCCTTGAAGAATTTAAG AAACTCTCAGAAGAAGAGATGGCAACCATAGATAAAGTCTGCAAGGAGGAAGCCAATGCATTTATCCTATTTGATTCTGACATTGTAAAAGGGTTGTACCGACGCGGATTAGTATTCTTTGATGTCCCTGTCTACCCTGATGATCGTTTTAAGG TTTGCAGGCTTGAAGGTTTTGTTTCAAATAGAGATCAGTCTTATGAAGATCCTATTGAGGA GTTACTCTATGCAGTTTTTGTTGTTTCTAGTGAGAATGCTACTGTTGCTGAACTAGCAACAACATTGCAGGCTGACCTTTCTCAGCTTCAGGCTGCTGCATCTTTTGCTTGTCGTCTGGGTTGGGCAGTGAAATTGATTGATCCAGGGTCTGTTCTTCAAGAAACCAAGATATCTGGAACTCCTAGGATTGCTCTtattgatgaagaagatgcctCTCGTGCTAGTATAAGCTCAATGTCAACAGATGGTGATGCAGCTCAATATGGTGATATTTCAGGAACAGACAACAAAGGGCCACGTTCTGGCTATGTTCGTGTTGCTTTTATAGTTGATGCTAATATAACATCCTATCTTATGATGGGATCTGTTTCACCAG GATTGAAATCTCATGCTGTAACATTATATGAGGCAGGGAAGCTAGGACATGCTAGCATTGCAGATCTCTGTAAGGATCTGAGCACACTAGAGGGAGCAAAATTTGAGGGCGAATTGCAGGAATTTGCAAATCACGTCTTCAGTCTCCGTTGTGTCCTGGAATGCCTGCTAGCAGGTGGAATTGCTACTGATGCAAAATTAGAGGAAGTTTGCAATAAGATGGGGGCATCTGCATTGAGCAACAATGCTGCTGATTTGATAGCTGACATCCCATTGACTGAAAAACCGGGAAACTCTGATTCCCATGAAGCTAAAGAAGACATTGGACATTCCATGAATTCAGAGATGCCTCGGAATGATTCTAATTTGGTTGAGTTTGTTTCTGAACGCAGTTCTGGTAAGAAATCTGTTGTTTTATCTGAAGACAGCAGTTCTGTAAGTGAGGTCTCTAGGTCAGACCTAACTGTCCCGGATGATAAGAAACTTGTTCCTGTGGAGGGGTCTGATACTGTTATAGGAACTTTGAGGAAGAGAAGGAAATACCATGTGGATATTCTTCGCTGTGAAAGCTTAGCTGCTCTAGCACCAGAAACTTTGGAAAGGCTGTTTCTTCGTGATTTTGATATTGTTGTATCAATTATTCCTCTTCCTCATTCAGCAATTCTTCCTGGATCTAAAGGTCCCATCCATTTTGGCCCTCCTTGTCATTCGTCCTTGACCCCATGGATGAAATTGGTGCTATATTCAACTGTGAGTAGCGGGCCATTGTCAGTTGTTCTGATGAAAGGACAATGCTTACGTTTGCTTCCTGCACCATTGGCTGGTTGTGAGAAAGCCCTCATATGGTCTTGGGATGGCTCTACAATTGGAGGGTTGGGAGGTAAGTTTGAGGGTAATTTGGTCAAGGGAGGTGTGCTTTTACATTGTTTAAATTCACTGCTTAAATACTCAGCTGTCCTAGTGCAGCCTCTGAGTAAGTTTGACCTTGATGAATCTGGAAGAATTATTACTATAAATATACCGTTGCCCCTCAATATCTCTGATGGTTCAATTGCTTGTCTAGAGAAAGAATTTGGTCTATCTGAAGTCGAGAGTTTGAGATTGAACTCCTTATTAAATCAGTTATCAAGGAGGATGGGATTATCAACAATTGGTTATGTTCGCATGCTAAAGCTTTTTATTGAAAGGGAATCTGATCAGTTCGTGCCTGATGATCAGAAATATGAATGGGTACCACTTAGTGTGGAATTCGGCATGCCCCTTTTTAGCCCAAAATTGTGCAAGAAAATCTGTCAAAGAGTCGTATCATCAGAGTTGCTTCAATCGGAGTCTTTTACTGGGCATCATGATGCCATGCAAGGCCTTCGGAAAAAGTTGCGTGATGTCTGTGCAGAGTATCAAGCAACAGGTCCTGCTGCCAGAGTTCTTTATCAGAAAGAGCAAGCACATGACTCACCTCGGCATCTTATGAATTATGCCAGTGGAAGATGGAATCCCCTTGTGGACCCTTCTTCTCCCATTGCAGGAGCCTTAAGCGAGCATCAGAGACTAAAACTTGCTAGTCGGCACCGTTGTAGGACTGAAGTTCTGAGTTTTGATGGTAGCATTCTAAG ATCGTATGCTCTAACTCCAGTATATGAGGCTGCTACACGGGTTATTGAAGAAACCCCACTAGTGAACACTACAAAAGCTGATACTGATGAAGTTGATAGTAAAGAAGTGACTCTTCCAGGTGTCAATCTTATTTTTGATGGTTCTGAGCTGCACCCTTTTGACATAGGCGCATGCTTGCAGGCTCGACAACCAGTCTCCCTGATTGCAGAGGCTGCAACAGCCTCAGCTTCTGCTACAATTAAATAG